In Triticum aestivum cultivar Chinese Spring chromosome 5B, IWGSC CS RefSeq v2.1, whole genome shotgun sequence, the following proteins share a genomic window:
- the LOC123110843 gene encoding WEB family protein At5g55860 isoform X2 has product MATKVRPPSTDAEKLEVGEIDTRAPFESVKAAVSLFGEVRFSSDKSAARKPKAPQAEKVLAKETELHLAQKELNKYREQLSNAETARLQSLSELEKARKTVDELTTKLDAINKSKEMAIQATEDTKTRTKQLEGGSPKEAVRKDSPLKQELDSARQQYAVALADLDAAKQELRKLKKDFETSLDMRLSAAQKEEESLHSIEANKEKAAQLRNEAKAIQESLMHMKAATEQLQEEDSQVLVEKDIASNTYKQALEETEKKLSYLRNEFDPTAYKTLKEKLDETNSEISSMQKKIEDARALDLETVAAITTELDDAKEMLQKVAEEESTLRNLVESLKLELAAVKQDHSQLKEKDTDTESIVADLHVKLQKCKSELEVAVCAESEAAAASDDLMLALQQLSCESKTALQEAEMMQKSAAELRIEAEAARVALTEAEERLQSALKEAEEAKAAEAKALDQIKQLSDRASAVQASTSEPGGKVTISKAEFESLSRKVKESEKLSEMKVAAAMAQVEAVRASENEAIQKMKTARREMEDMELATEEALKRAEMAEAAKKAVEGELKRWREKEQKKAAESVSSAEAQAHAATPSSVHKAPAGKPTEKNDGHQRSNRMLLRKGFVLPNITGMFHKKKGHADGSSP; this is encoded by the coding sequence AAGGTGTTAGCTAAGGAGACCGAACTTCATTTGGCCCAGAAAGAGTTGAATAAATACAGGGAACAACTGAGTAATGCTGAAACAGCCAGACTACAGTCCCTCTCCGAGTTGGAGAAAGCTAGAAAAACTGTTGATGAGCTAACTACTAAGCTGGATGCAATCAATAAATCCAAAGAGATGGCTATTCAAGCCACGGAAGATACAAAGACTCGAACCAAGCAGCTTGAAGGAGGCAGCCCGAAGGAAGCTGTTCGAAAAGATAGTCCCTTGAAGCAGGAACTGGACAGTGCAAGGCAACAGTATGCGGTTGCTCTGGCAGACCTCGATGCAGCCAAACAGGAGCTGAGGAAGCTGAAGAAGGATTTTGAAACCTCATTAGATATGAGGCTGTCTGCTGCCCAGAAGGAAGAGGAATCATTGCACTCGATAGAAGCCAACAAGGAAAAGGCTGCTCAACTTCGTAATGAGGCTAAAGCAATTCAAGAATCGCTTATGCACATGAAGGCAGCTACAGAACAATTACAGGAAGAAGACTCGCAAGTCCTTGTTGAGAAGGATATTGCTAGCAATACATATAAACAGGCTTTGGAAGAAACTGAGAAGAAATTGTCATATTTGAGAAATGAATTTGATCCTACTGCTTATAAAACCCTTAAAGAAAAGCTAGATGAGACCAACTCTGAGATTTCATCAATGCAGAAAAAGATCGAAGATGCCCGTGCTCTAGATTTAGAAACTGTTGCTGCTATCACCACAGAATTGGATGATGCGAAGGAAATGTTGCAGAAAGTAGCTGAAGAGGAAAGCACACTTCGGAACTTAGTAGAATCACTGAAGCTGGAGTTAGCAGCTGTAAAGCAGGACCACAGTCAACTCAAAGAGAAGGATACAGATACTGAATCCATTGTTGCAGATCTACATGTCAAGCTTCAGAAATGCAAATCTGAGCTTGAGGTAGCTGTTTGTGCTGAATCAGAAGCTGCAGCAGCTTCTGATGACTTGATGCTAGCTCTTCAACAGCTGTCGTGTGAGTCTAAAACTGCCCTGCAGGAAGCTGAAATGATGCAGAAGAGTGCAGCAGAGTTAAGAATTGAAGCTGAAGCAGCACGTGTTGCGTTAACAGAAGCCGAGGAACGGTTGCAATCAGCTTtgaaagaagcagaagaagcaaaaGCAGCTGAAGCGAAGGCCCTTGACCAGATTAAGCAGCTATCAGACAGAGCAAGTGCTGTTCAAGCTTCAACTTCTGAACCCGGAGGAAAGGTCACAATCTCAAAAGCGGAGTTTGAATCTCTTAGCCGTAAGGTAAAGGAGTCAGAGAAGTTGAGTGAGATGAAAGTAGCTGCTGCCATGGCGCAAGTGGAAGCTGTTAGAGCCAGTGAGAATGAGGCAATACAGAAAATGAAAACTGCCCGGAGAGAGATGGAGGACATGGAATTAGCAACAGAGGAGGCACTGAAGAGGGCGGAGATGGCTGAAGCAGCAAAGAAGGCTGTAGAAGGTGAGCTTAAGAGGTGGCGTGAAAAGGAACAGAAGAAAGCTGCAGAGTCCGTGTCTTCTGCAGAAGCGCAAGCACACGCAGCCACACCTTCATCTGTACACAAGGCTCCTGCTGGAAAACCCACCGAGAAGAACGATGGGCATCAAAGGAGCAACAGAATGCTGTTGAGGAAGGGCTTTGTGTTGCCAAACATCACAGGCATGTTTCATAAGAAGAAGGGCCATGCCGATGGCAGTTCTCCATAA
- the LOC123110843 gene encoding WEB family protein At5g55860 isoform X1, producing the protein MATKVRPPSTDAEKLEVGEIDTRAPFESVKAAVSLFGEVRFSSDKSAARKPKAPQAEQKVLAKETELHLAQKELNKYREQLSNAETARLQSLSELEKARKTVDELTTKLDAINKSKEMAIQATEDTKTRTKQLEGGSPKEAVRKDSPLKQELDSARQQYAVALADLDAAKQELRKLKKDFETSLDMRLSAAQKEEESLHSIEANKEKAAQLRNEAKAIQESLMHMKAATEQLQEEDSQVLVEKDIASNTYKQALEETEKKLSYLRNEFDPTAYKTLKEKLDETNSEISSMQKKIEDARALDLETVAAITTELDDAKEMLQKVAEEESTLRNLVESLKLELAAVKQDHSQLKEKDTDTESIVADLHVKLQKCKSELEVAVCAESEAAAASDDLMLALQQLSCESKTALQEAEMMQKSAAELRIEAEAARVALTEAEERLQSALKEAEEAKAAEAKALDQIKQLSDRASAVQASTSEPGGKVTISKAEFESLSRKVKESEKLSEMKVAAAMAQVEAVRASENEAIQKMKTARREMEDMELATEEALKRAEMAEAAKKAVEGELKRWREKEQKKAAESVSSAEAQAHAATPSSVHKAPAGKPTEKNDGHQRSNRMLLRKGFVLPNITGMFHKKKGHADGSSP; encoded by the coding sequence CAGAAGGTGTTAGCTAAGGAGACCGAACTTCATTTGGCCCAGAAAGAGTTGAATAAATACAGGGAACAACTGAGTAATGCTGAAACAGCCAGACTACAGTCCCTCTCCGAGTTGGAGAAAGCTAGAAAAACTGTTGATGAGCTAACTACTAAGCTGGATGCAATCAATAAATCCAAAGAGATGGCTATTCAAGCCACGGAAGATACAAAGACTCGAACCAAGCAGCTTGAAGGAGGCAGCCCGAAGGAAGCTGTTCGAAAAGATAGTCCCTTGAAGCAGGAACTGGACAGTGCAAGGCAACAGTATGCGGTTGCTCTGGCAGACCTCGATGCAGCCAAACAGGAGCTGAGGAAGCTGAAGAAGGATTTTGAAACCTCATTAGATATGAGGCTGTCTGCTGCCCAGAAGGAAGAGGAATCATTGCACTCGATAGAAGCCAACAAGGAAAAGGCTGCTCAACTTCGTAATGAGGCTAAAGCAATTCAAGAATCGCTTATGCACATGAAGGCAGCTACAGAACAATTACAGGAAGAAGACTCGCAAGTCCTTGTTGAGAAGGATATTGCTAGCAATACATATAAACAGGCTTTGGAAGAAACTGAGAAGAAATTGTCATATTTGAGAAATGAATTTGATCCTACTGCTTATAAAACCCTTAAAGAAAAGCTAGATGAGACCAACTCTGAGATTTCATCAATGCAGAAAAAGATCGAAGATGCCCGTGCTCTAGATTTAGAAACTGTTGCTGCTATCACCACAGAATTGGATGATGCGAAGGAAATGTTGCAGAAAGTAGCTGAAGAGGAAAGCACACTTCGGAACTTAGTAGAATCACTGAAGCTGGAGTTAGCAGCTGTAAAGCAGGACCACAGTCAACTCAAAGAGAAGGATACAGATACTGAATCCATTGTTGCAGATCTACATGTCAAGCTTCAGAAATGCAAATCTGAGCTTGAGGTAGCTGTTTGTGCTGAATCAGAAGCTGCAGCAGCTTCTGATGACTTGATGCTAGCTCTTCAACAGCTGTCGTGTGAGTCTAAAACTGCCCTGCAGGAAGCTGAAATGATGCAGAAGAGTGCAGCAGAGTTAAGAATTGAAGCTGAAGCAGCACGTGTTGCGTTAACAGAAGCCGAGGAACGGTTGCAATCAGCTTtgaaagaagcagaagaagcaaaaGCAGCTGAAGCGAAGGCCCTTGACCAGATTAAGCAGCTATCAGACAGAGCAAGTGCTGTTCAAGCTTCAACTTCTGAACCCGGAGGAAAGGTCACAATCTCAAAAGCGGAGTTTGAATCTCTTAGCCGTAAGGTAAAGGAGTCAGAGAAGTTGAGTGAGATGAAAGTAGCTGCTGCCATGGCGCAAGTGGAAGCTGTTAGAGCCAGTGAGAATGAGGCAATACAGAAAATGAAAACTGCCCGGAGAGAGATGGAGGACATGGAATTAGCAACAGAGGAGGCACTGAAGAGGGCGGAGATGGCTGAAGCAGCAAAGAAGGCTGTAGAAGGTGAGCTTAAGAGGTGGCGTGAAAAGGAACAGAAGAAAGCTGCAGAGTCCGTGTCTTCTGCAGAAGCGCAAGCACACGCAGCCACACCTTCATCTGTACACAAGGCTCCTGCTGGAAAACCCACCGAGAAGAACGATGGGCATCAAAGGAGCAACAGAATGCTGTTGAGGAAGGGCTTTGTGTTGCCAAACATCACAGGCATGTTTCATAAGAAGAAGGGCCATGCCGATGGCAGTTCTCCATAA